In a genomic window of Plutella xylostella chromosome 16, ilPluXylo3.1, whole genome shotgun sequence:
- the LOC105395574 gene encoding zinc finger protein 511 isoform X1, whose product MYGMFRYVQNTLTTNVTPMIPQSNATLLEQLKLYGVGHRSYDDDLFADEKPPPKFGIYDEDDENLCHEVVKSVCHIPGCTFSAESLLDFENHYNTSHRYSCSQCKKILPSPHLLDLHIQESHDSFFAVLATRKPSYCCYIEECKEKFTNAEERLDHCVNVHRLPKDYRFDRVQLKLPRGKKNKNKQTKEGGMEVDCSNTSTQHAELRNEPKKFSFVNSKQKAFTKYTGKKFTDEDRENKDNKHVNIDTAMEELKESLPS is encoded by the exons ATGATTCCACAAAGCAATGCCACTTTGCTAGAACAGTTGAAACTGTATGGGGTTGGCCATAGAAGTTACGACGATGATCTTTTTGCTGATGAAAAACCTCCGCCAAAATTCGGCATATATGACGAGGATGACGAGAACTTATGCCATGAagt GGTTAAATCAGTCTGCCACATACCGGGCTGCACATTTTCGGCAGAATCCCTCTTAGACTTCGAGAATCACTATAACACGTCCCACCGGTATTCGTGCAGCCAATGCAAGAAGATTCTTCCCTCGCCACACCTTCTGGACTTGCACATTCAGGAGAGCCACGATTCCTTCTTCGCCGTACTGGCAACACGAAAGCCATCG TATTGTTGCTACATAGAAGAATGCAAAGAAAAATTTACGAATGCAGAAGAAAGACTCGATCACTGCGTGAACGTCCATCGACTCCCGAAAGACTATCGATTCGATAGGGTTCAATTAAAACTTCCGAGAgggaagaaaaataaaaataaacaaaccaaaGAGGGAGGCATGGAGGTTGACTGTAGTAACACATCGACACAACATGCCGAACTTAGAAATGAACCAAAAAAGTTCTCATTTGTTAATAGTAAACAGAAAGCCTTCACAAAGTACACTGGAAAGAAATTTACAGATGAGGACAGagaaaataaagataataaacaTGTTAACATTGACACAGCCATGGAAGAACTCAAAGAGAGTTTACCGTCGTAA
- the LOC105395574 gene encoding protein lethal(2)k10201 isoform X2 produces the protein MIPQSNATLLEQLKLYGVGHRSYDDDLFADEKPPPKFGIYDEDDENLCHEVVKSVCHIPGCTFSAESLLDFENHYNTSHRYSCSQCKKILPSPHLLDLHIQESHDSFFAVLATRKPSYCCYIEECKEKFTNAEERLDHCVNVHRLPKDYRFDRVQLKLPRGKKNKNKQTKEGGMEVDCSNTSTQHAELRNEPKKFSFVNSKQKAFTKYTGKKFTDEDRENKDNKHVNIDTAMEELKESLPS, from the exons ATGATTCCACAAAGCAATGCCACTTTGCTAGAACAGTTGAAACTGTATGGGGTTGGCCATAGAAGTTACGACGATGATCTTTTTGCTGATGAAAAACCTCCGCCAAAATTCGGCATATATGACGAGGATGACGAGAACTTATGCCATGAagt GGTTAAATCAGTCTGCCACATACCGGGCTGCACATTTTCGGCAGAATCCCTCTTAGACTTCGAGAATCACTATAACACGTCCCACCGGTATTCGTGCAGCCAATGCAAGAAGATTCTTCCCTCGCCACACCTTCTGGACTTGCACATTCAGGAGAGCCACGATTCCTTCTTCGCCGTACTGGCAACACGAAAGCCATCG TATTGTTGCTACATAGAAGAATGCAAAGAAAAATTTACGAATGCAGAAGAAAGACTCGATCACTGCGTGAACGTCCATCGACTCCCGAAAGACTATCGATTCGATAGGGTTCAATTAAAACTTCCGAGAgggaagaaaaataaaaataaacaaaccaaaGAGGGAGGCATGGAGGTTGACTGTAGTAACACATCGACACAACATGCCGAACTTAGAAATGAACCAAAAAAGTTCTCATTTGTTAATAGTAAACAGAAAGCCTTCACAAAGTACACTGGAAAGAAATTTACAGATGAGGACAGagaaaataaagataataaacaTGTTAACATTGACACAGCCATGGAAGAACTCAAAGAGAGTTTACCGTCGTAA